ttaatcgcgattaatcgcatgatttccctgattaatcacgattgatcgcatttgtatacgcaaaatccaataatgaattaaaaagtagtgtatagcgcaattttattttcaatgttctgccatatgaacgaaagtgccataacatttgttgtgcaaacacttttaacatcagcatttaatacagtagcagttaaataaaatattcagtgtaaatctcaacttaacaatgttatcaaagcaaatacaaaattaaagctcaatgccactgccagggctttaatgttatcctcttcgttatgaaaaatctatactcctccctgctgcAAATATTCGTATGTAAATTAGCATGTGAGCTGTGAAGTGTTAACAtctcattttgtatttattaagcAATTCTGACAGTAATGTAACGTGTAAAGAAAAAGTCTTAAGtcttaatgttatttaatgttagCACTAGATGCCTGTCAGTGTCATCGctcataaataaagatggatgacatgaaagctaatgcgtctaacgtagtctgccgaagcctcgctccacttgctgtttcgttgagtgatttgctgatatcaactgtgtgttttgcattcaggtgatattttagactggaagtactccggtgataagaaaattcaccttggcagtggctacaaattactttggttctgtcgactccgccgtctggaagaactttagaatgaaaatggccatgtaaaagctccgtacccttatccatggttgtttatcctccaattattttcttttttccggttctgcagcagtcagcaacagactttcacaaaataaaagcctgactttcacaataaaacaataaataatcaaacctgagttaatgcgagataaaataattgtctgagttaaataagtgatgagtttactcgattaaaacgagttaacttgcccagccctagttctGTCACATGGAACACATTCTTCATATAAGCTGTCAAAACCCATTATCTCATCTTCATGAAATGATAATTTTGTCAACTGAAAATATCGTTGTGATCTTTGTATAGTTATTGAATGATATTGAAATCACTGATACATCCTCTATCCTCTATCCGTTCAGTCAGCCTGGTGAATCTTTAAATACCCTCCGCCAGCATCTCGAGTCGCCTGCTTGTCTTGCACCCAGCCTGGAGGGTGAAAACACAATATGCTCATTCGTGAAACGACTAAATACGTGCGTTTCACTttgctcctttttttaaaaaaacgttcTCACGCCTCTGCAGCGAGTGCAAACGTCTGCAACGTGCTGCTCATGAGGCACTCGGAGCTGTCGGAGGGCATCAGCGTGCTCGACGACCACGGGAACCTGGTGGGAACATCCCGAGTCGCTGCCAGGCATGTGGGTGGATTTACTCTCTAAATATCTGGTGTAAAATTATCCTGTGATTAACACTCTCATGTTGGTGAATGCAACAGTGTAAATGACAAGGTATGAAGTTCACACCTAAGTAGGACTTGtttaaacatgttgtgttgtgattttttACATCAGGCCCTTATGGAGACGGCCCTGACCCGAGTGGTGCTGCCCATGCCCATCCTGCTGCTCCCTCCACTGATCATGTCAATGCTGGAAAAGTAAGAAACGCTTCATCACTTGATATTCAAAATTTCAAAAGTTGGAAGAGACGACGAGATTCAAGGGTTATTGACGATGAGGGAACATTTTCCTGTTAATGTCCAGGCGAAACTTGATTTCATGCAGGAAAACGTCCATCGATTATCCACAGAAACACTGGTTTATTTCCccaattttttatttctttaacattgccaaagaataattcatggatcttgatattTAAGGGACCGATATCTATGAACGTGTGTAATTTGATGTGGCTCTATTGGGCAAGTTGTCTGTGCTCTGATGGATTTCTTTTCCCATCCTATGTCGCAAAAATCAGCAAGAAGTCTGTCATCAACTTTATAAAGtcgattttttattttaaaaagttaataaTGGCTTTAATGGCATAATTAAAGTTgcaaaaaaaactttttgtcATTCTCATCCAATAATCAGATTAACTCCCACGTGCACATGAGTCCTGAACGACAATTGACAATGAAAAAGTGTCTCAGATCGCTTTGTCCTCAGAGCTGCTGCGCTCTGATTGGCCCACGCGCTCGCTGATCCCTCTCCACCACCGAGGTCCAGCGCTGTGCGATACGACTGTAACGACCTCTTAATGACGCCTTGTGTTCACGTGGACAAGTGATTCCTCGCCGTGCCTGCGCCGTGCCGAGGAATGCGGCGGCTCCGGCCAGCTGCCCAGGTGTGTTTGGGATTCCTGGctgggaagggagggagagagggagggaaaggcaGGGGGTGGGTGAGGTTGGCTTTGGTTGCAGGTGAGTAGTGCTGAGTTATCCTCCATGTCAGCTCGCCTTCACTGGCTCTCAATAGAGCGAGAACAAGGGGGGAGCGTCGGGCCCCCCGGGCGGCCCCCCGATGATCGATGACACCGCTGAGAGCCGATCCCGAGCAGTGACAGCAGGTTCTGTCCTTTCTGTGCTTCAGCAGCTGTGAGAAGCTTCAGACCCACAAGTGTGTTCAAAAGCATTTAGCTCAACAGCCTGGTTCCACAAGTAGAAATCCCATTCGTTTTCTGAAAAGACATTTTGATGACCAGCCATAAAATTATAACCATCCGAGGTAGACTCACCACAAACTACCAAACAGTGATATTTGTTTCAGGGTCCGTGTGATGTCACGTAACGTCTCGGATCGGTGAGGCTCGCGGTTACCATGGAAACGTTTGCCACAATCCCGGAAATCACGATCGGATGGTTCAGCGTTTCGTTCTGTTACTTTTTAGTGATGCGGTGGAAAAGGTAAAATTCAAGAAGAAGCGCTGGAAGTTGTCAGAAATGGATCATCCgcaatggtttatgggatgtgtagttTCCTGACTCTTACAAATAATTCACATTTACACAATacacctttttttcccccttgttTTCCAGATCCAGACAAAGgatttttttacattgtgatacagggtgtgtgtttttacattttcaacaatttccCAAGAAGTAATTCATTTATCATACAGAGGTGACTGATATCTGAGATGTTTTCTTGATTTGGGCCTCGGCACAGGTGCTGTTCTGTTTACTCGTAGATGTTTTGGTCAGAAAAAAACTAACTTCTACAAGTAGAACTGCAACTGAAGCTGTTATCAGGTCATGATGGAGGTTTTCATTCACTGGCATGTTGTTGTTTCCATCTTTGAGACGACACACGTCTCCGGCGCAGCTCCAGACTTCTTCCTGGTTCATGTAAACAGTTAAACCTGAGTAAGACGTCAGCCCATGTTATTCAGACCACGTGAATTCAGTCAGTTTTGCATGAAATTATCATTAATTTGAGATCAACTCAAAATTTTCACCTGATTTGACAGTTTTCAAACTCACACTTGTGCCCAAAACCTTCTCACATATCTCACAAcctgcctcttctctctctaatCCAGTTCCCTAAAATGTGTatctgcacatgtgtgtgtgtgtgtatataaatgtgtgtgtgtgtgtagcctaaTTAAACCATGGCAGCCATATGTGTTAATGAGCTCCCTCATTAGGCAGTAGCTCTCCTCGTTAGGGGGAGAGGCGTCGCTGGTGGAGGAGAGACGGAGCGGCTCCTTCTCAGGCTCCTGCTGCGCTCGCTgtcccacacactgaagagGGGATTATCCTCCGAAGgccagggaggagggaggagggaggaggaggaggagggaggaggagcacggGCTGAGAACACAAGATGTATTTCTGGAGATGTCGGACaaaacgttaaaaaaaaacGCCCTTAATAACCCAGTCGCTTAACAGAGGAAACTCATTTCTTGCAATTTGGAAAGGGAGTTTGTGATTGAAGCATACACACAGATCAAATGgttattttacaaaatgaaaatgtaaaattctCTAAACTCTCTCCTGGGAACACATCCAGTGTTATTTAGGGAACAGTTCAGTATGTGGTTGTTTTAATCGTCTGTTTGTCTGACTGTTAAAAGGGAtcatgcaaaaactactgaaccagtGTTCTTGAAACCCACTTTCTTACATTGTTTTTTGATATCTTTAATATTAAACGAGTATCTACCTATTTTCTGACTGTGGGTTAAGACTTTTAGCTGCAAATATTAGTGACTTTTATTTGTCGTGAAGGTTTGATATTCATCCATTTTGTCTAAACTTATTTGCACATATTTGTTATTCCTGCCTAATTAGTTGAATTGCCCACAGTCACtctttgattatttaattgaaaaaaaggGAGTTTGTGATTGAAGCATACATACAGAGCAAATGgttattttacaaaatgaaaatgtcaaattctCTAAACTCTCTCCTGGGAACACATCCAGTGTTATTTAGGGAACAGTTCAGTATGTGGTTATTTTAATCGTCTGTTTGTCTGACTGTTAAAAGGgataatgcaaaaactactgaaccagtGTGTTTGAAACCCACTTTCTCTTACattgttttttgatatttttgtggCTTTCGAAAGAAATAACGCTGAGATCTTTaggaaaaacatcagacctGCAGATCGTTCATACTTATGAACAGGTTATAGTTGGTGAAGATCTGGAAATCAAAGCTCAGAGCTTAAAGAGCTAAAGTTCATAAAGAGATGCTGTTAAATCTGTCGTGTTATagccattttgtgttttatataattttgaAATTTTGAGAACTTACAGATGAACAAGGAATGCATCAGTCCCTCTGCATTTTGATTATTAAACCAATATCTACCTAATTTCGGACTGTGGGGTTAAGACTTTTAGCTGCAAACAGTCGTGACTTTTATTTGTCGTGGAGGTTTGATATTCATCCATTTTGTCTTAACTTATTTGCACATATTTGTTATTCCTGCCTAATTGGTTGAATTGCCCACGGTCactcttttattatttaattgaaaAACCTGTTTGAAttggttgttttctttgcagATGGTAATTTTCCCTGATGACTGCTGCTATGCTAATTGCTAAAGCTGTAGTTCCTGTGACGTTTGAGTGGACGGTgtattgaaatgtgtgtgtatctgtaaaGTGGGTGAAGTGatcttgtgtgtctctgtggtctgTGTCCCACCAGGCTTCCTGTCCTGCAGAGGCAGCGGCGGCTCGTCCTGCCCGTCCACAGCCTGGTGTGTCTCGCCGCCTTCGGCCTGGCGCTTCCGCTCGCCATCAGCCTCTTCCCGCAGATGTCCCAGGTAAAAACATCGTTATTTAATAACCAGAGATTGTTATTATCCATATTTTGGTGTTAATGCACCTTTGGAGCTTCTGCAGGGGGAACAATCAAATGTCTGGATCCATTTAATGttcatcatttattttgataaagTCTCTGTTCCTGCTGActgttcttactgtatatattgttgttttattttaacctcagttgacaagtcaccagagttacttttacttttacacacaacacacacacacagctgttttccttgtaaatgaatattaacggtcaccgcctattccagaaaatctctgcaccttagcactgtacgtgcccatatctcactgtatatattgttttgttttatatatatatatatatatataaaacaaaacaatatatttttttttgttaaacaacaatatatatatattgttgtttaatgtctgattgttatttatgtgcaccaaccacatcAAAGCAATTTCTTGTATGTGAatatatacttggcaattaaaagaattctcaTTCTGATATTAAATAATTAGTTTGTTCTTTGATACTTTACAATCAGAAAGTTAATGTCAAAGCTTTCATGACCAACACAACAGGCCTGATATCAGATATCTGGTCTTTCCACCAACTTTAGAGCCTTTAGAGCTTTTACCTCCGTGATGCTCAGAGTAAAAACAGTCggattaaatcattatttaacgTATTATCTTCTCGTATGTCGCGCTCCTATtgttcatttctctttttacgTCTTTAAATGATGATACTTGGCCTCAGATCTGCCACGACTCTGGTGTCAGTGACTGATTGACTCTCCTGACCTCTTAAACGTTTCCCATCCTAATGAGGCGTAGCCCTCTGAGACCTAACCTGCTCTGTTTGTGATCTGCCCGGAGTCTCTCCTGCCGTCCGATGGCGTCCAGGCTCACGGGGGCGGAGCTCCGACTTCAGCCTCGCTCGGCTGCCTCGCTCTTCTCATTAACTGGCTGCGGCACcatattgtttttctcctccgtctctctctctctctctctctctctctctctctctctctctctctctctctctctctctctctctctttgtctcctctctgccaAATCACTTGCCGACACAAGCCAAGCAGCTCTGGCTTTAAAATGTTTAGGATTTAATTACCGCTGGAAATAGCCCAGACAGCCATATGGCAAAAAACTTCAGACATATGTGCCACCAACACGGAGGGGCCTGTTTTTCTCTCAAGtcccttttttttgcactttcgCGAGGATTGAAAAAAATGAGCTCCCCAAAAAGCAACGTGAATGCCCCGCTCCCCTGGCCCCCCCGCCTACTCAATTTGTCCCACTTCCCCATTTCACACCTACCAAGATGTCTGATTAGGATTCCGCCGACAACTCCAACAGCCATCTGTCTCTGGTTCAAATATTAGGAGCTTCAAAACCTCAAATTAGACTGTAATCTGCCAAATTGTCTCTCTTTGCACATTAGCAGTAAACACAGAACATTTCAAGTCTTTAGTTGCGAGTGAAACTGTTTCGGATCTTCACGCCGCCCCTGCTCATCCAGACGACTGTGGACGAATCGTACACGGAACCATGAACTTGTCACATCTGACAGTCGTGTGCCAAACATTCCCTCTAGCGCCGTTGacctttttgttctgtttgatTCCCGCAGATCAGCGTGAATCGGTTAGAGCCGGAGatcgccatggcaacagatGGTCTGATGGTGACATACAATAAAGGCCTGTGAGTGATCTCTGCAGCCCGACACATCGCCACGGGACCCGCCGCTGCTCTGCATTGGAGGATTTTAACAAACACGTTTCCACGGGAGCAGCAGTTCATTCCATGTAATTTACAGCAAGATAGTGTTTGTTAATCGAGAAGTAACGTGATGACAAATAGTGATTTTGAAAGTCATGACACCTCAGAAAGTTCTAACATGGACACTTGCCAAAGAAAATAATAGAAGTGAGGCTCTGAACATGTTTATGGACAATTTTAATTGTATATAAACAGTGTGAATGAAATAAGGGTAAATGACctgaatgtatttttgtgaaCTCTTTAGATTTCAAGGCTTCTTATCTGTTTTTTGGCTCCGGACCTGTTAAGGTGAAGAAACTCGGTCTCCTTGTGACCTCACACGTGTCGGACTACATGTAACATGTCAGAGAAGGATTTCACCTCTCAGATTATTTCGCAGGAAACATTTTGAGACGCCTGAACGAGGTAAAACCGTTGCACCAGGAAGAAGTAAACTTAAAGCAAAGTCAGGAATAGAAACTTAACTTCCAGGACTGTTCCTGAATCAAATGCTGGAAAACTGTTTTAATGGTCtgactttttttaatcaaatattgATTAATATACTGTtctatgattaaaaaaaaagtgtatacAGCAAATTGTGAACGTAGGATCTGTATTAAATCCTCTAATTATAATGTGACTTTTTTTAAGTGACTTTTTATCCCAGTATTTGCTTTAGCTTCTTCTAACTGAAATCACGTGGTTCTGTTGCTCTTGTGCAGTAAAATGTGTTAAAgtgcacttacacacacatttttatttccataatTATGATGATAAATTGTTTTTATATGCCGCTTTTTAAGGAACTCAAAGACACTTTATTGAAATAACGACTAAAGACACTTAAGATtaaaacatattattatattacagtTCTGAAGAGGTCAGTACTTTGCACTTTGAATACTCTGCACACAAATGCATCATGAGGATGTAAAGTCAAAAAGAAGATTTGCTTAAGAAATGTTGTTTGAAATCCTTGTGTTGCTTCTCTGCCTTTTGTGTGTCTATACTTTTTTCTACATAAACCTTCTTGTCCTGGAGTATCTGTTGTCGGGATCTGTGTGATTAGTGTGTTTGCACGGTTGCCGTGGCAACACAGCCCGCTAGGCTGCGATCTCAACAAGAAAGCACATGTAGGCTGGAAGCTGCTGGCGCGTGACTCAGGTGAGACAAATAACAACTAAACACTGTTCACAGAGCAAACAGGTGATTATTGATGCATTATtatcaatacaaatatttttgtatatttttctgtGTTATCAGTTTTGAGGAGTTTTAAACTCCATCATACTTTGAGGGTTTTAAGGGAAAtgctcccttcttttttttgtgcaaagcatgatcattttacaaatataagttTTGTTTTCTATGAAATGGTAATAGACATGTTATTGAATAATTTAATTCAAGGTCAAATATTATTAAACAGTTGAATTGAGATGATGCATCCCCCCCCTAACAGAGCCCCCTTCCCAATAATGCTCTTGTGCCATGTTTGTAATCAGATAACATAAAAAgtaagacaaaagaaaacagagaaacacatacacacactcacacacaaataaaagtggGCTCAGGAAtaacaaatagatttttttacataataatTCTCGCCTGATCTGCAGGAAACTACTTTAATTGCTCTGAATTATGTGTAAATATCTCAAACTAGTTAATTTTTGTAATGAGCCATGTTTTGTCATTTCCAGAATGATTATAAACGAGTCTGTCAGTCAGTAATTAGTCTGTGTCATTTGTAATTCAGAGTGTTTACTCCTCCTTACAGTAGCTGaagcaacgtgtgtgtgtgtgtttgtgtgtgtgtgtgtgtgtgtgtgtgtgacgactGTGACCTCACTGTATGATTTATCGCTCAACAAGATTATTTCTTATAACCACTTGTGCTGTTAATGGTGGAAACTGAAAGGCTTCTGTCTTCTTACAGAGAaacaaccagaccaacaacAGAGATGAAACCCGTCTTTGTGTTTCACGTGATTCCTCTCAcacctctgcagcagcagcagggatctgtcggctcctccccccccccccccccctttcacgCTAGCTCCCTCCACAGAGACTCTTGTTGTTCACGGCAGATTCCCGCTCTCGCCCTGGATCCTCCTCTCCGCTGACTCAGGCGACAGGAGACACGGTGTTTAGGGAGACGGGCAGGATTTTTCCAATTAACTGTTTTCCTAACAGCTCTCGTTAGTCGTTTGGACCTTTTACCTAAACTCCCCGAGATGGGATTGGCCTCATGTGTTCGTCGAGTCAAGAAAACGGTTTCAGGCCTTGTTGGGTCACAATGAGCTGCGAGTGATGTTTATTTGCACAATAAGGAATGCTGAATGACTCTCCGCTGTGTACTTGCACCTGCACTGAGGATAGGATGTCCTGGAAACTCACAACAAGGCCTGTGGCTTCAGGTGAGACCACTGCAGcgtcttctctctgcctcttcacTTTCAAAACATCAGGGTCAGGGCTCAGCTCTGAAGactcgggtgggggggggggcggggaggggGTCATTAGGAGGAGATTCCTTCCGTTCCTCCTGACAGGTGATTATTACTGAGGCAGTTAGTGAAAGGGCccgacacacaacaacaactactTCACCTCTTTCTTTCCGAAGGCTGGGCCCTTTGGATGGacatgaatcccccccccccaccctcccttctGCAGGAATTCAGAGGAAATACCGGCTGATAAGTAAAACACCTGACACCTGTGCAACCGTCCTGCAGCATTCCTGACACCTCAGCCTCAATCACTGGTTCCCAACACAAGGAGAAACACTCCTGAGGGTCCAACTCTTCAAATTGTTCCTATACGTCTCTTTtgcttttcacattttcttggATGGAGGGATTCTTCAGCTCGAGTTTTGCGTCACAGAACTCACTGAACATGGAAACTCCCTCATTGACCTCCTCTAGGAGCTTCTGCAGGTTTGTCCTTCCACTcaaacaccacagcagcaggtttcaaTGAGGAGCAGCTCACGAGTGGAACCTGCAGCTGGTTGGAATGAAAACCTGCAGACCttttagtccaggcaaagtagcgttttacgaccgactaattgtaaaagaatttttttcagcatagatcatttctatgaggtgtccagaacaacatactaaaagtcctaagaaatcctagttgaggaaatatgtttaattctcatcaatgtgtgccaataaggccaggtaacaatacaccccaaaaagactatttttttcctttactcctatcaaaatgaaaactttacacaatgaaagtaaccatgaaacgtaacattttttgtattacaagtttctttgaaaatgaatttgaatatgcaaatgagctatacactaatcgaatatgccccaaataggcttaattttttcctttactcctaccacaataaaactttacatagtaaaagtatttatgaaaagtaactttttttgtattacaagtttcttttgaaatgaatttgacaagcacatgagctccacacttattgaatatgtcctaatttgcataggcagaaacaccattcatatgtatgacaaatacatacataaattaattttcaaagaaacttgtaatacaaaaaatgttacgtttcatggctactttcattgtgtaaagttttattctgattggagtaaaggaaaaaaatagtctttttggggtgtattgttgccgggccttattggcacacattgatgagaattaaacatatttcctcaactaggatttcttaggacttttagtatgttgttctggacacctcatagaaataatctatgctgaaaaaaattcttttacaattacttctatttttggctccaaaatgggttactttgcctggactattttGTTCCCATCAgagaaattgttttttatttctaaagcaTCCTTTTTGTAGTTGAAAATTCTG
This Limanda limanda chromosome 12, fLimLim1.1, whole genome shotgun sequence DNA region includes the following protein-coding sequences:
- the sfxn5a gene encoding sideroflexin-5a isoform X3; amino-acid sequence: MQHGSYVAAKSVRPRLRRLSEGKRNCCVSKCYIPFGTPVVVGLLLPNQTLASTIFWQSLNQSHNACVNFCNRNASKPAPASRFVLGFLGAVTSAVSIAVGLNLLLQKANGFSPTSRLLVQRFIPFPAVASANVCNVLLMRHSELSEGISVLDDHGNLVGTSRVAARHALMETALTRVVLPMPILLLPPLIMSMLEKLPVLQRQRRLVLPVHSLVCLAAFGLALPLAISLFPQMSQISVNRLEPEIAMATDGLMVTYNKGL